The Stackebrandtia nassauensis DSM 44728 genome includes the window CCCTTGTGGCGGCGGCATCGGCGCGGTCGAGCACCACTCGGAGTCCCCGGAGGCGTACTTCGCCCACACCGCGGGGCTGAAGTGCGTCTCGGTGTCGAACCCGCACGACGCCTACTGGAAGATCCAGCAGGCCATCGCCTCCGACGACCCGGTGATCTTCTTCGAACCGCTGCGGAGGTACCAGGAGAAGGGCGAGGTCGACCTGTCCGGAACCCTCGCCGACGCCGACCCGCTGCTGTCGGCGAAGGTCGAGCGCGCCGGTGACCACGTCACCGTCGTGGCCTGGGGTTCGATGATGAAGGTCGCCCACGACGCCGCGGGTGCCGCGGCCGACGAGGGCCGCCAGCTGGAGGTCATCAACCTGCGTGCCCTGTCCCCCATGGACATGGAACCGATCTACGCCTCGGTCCGCAAGACCGGCCGTCTCGTCGTCGTCCACGAAGCACCGTCCAACGTGGGCATCGCTTCCGAGATCGCGACCCGGGTCTCCCAGGAGTGCTTCTACTCGCTGGAGTCCCCGGTGCTGCGGGTGACCGGCTACGACACCCCCTACCCGGCCGCGCGCCTCGAAGAGGAGTATCTGCCCGATTTGGACCGTGTCCTCGACGCGGTCGACCGGACGTTCACTTACTAGGGGTTGTGGGAATGCCGAAATACGAGCAATTCAATCTGCCCGACCTGGCCGAGGGTCTCGTCGACGCGGAGATCATCAAATGGCTGGTGTCCCCGGGGGACACGGTGACGCTCAACCAGCCGATCGTCGAGGTCGAGACGGCCAAGGCGCTCACCGAGATCCCCTCGCCGTACGCGGGTCAGATCAGCAAGCTGCACGGCGACGAGGGAACCACCGTCGACGTGGGGCAGCCGCTGGTCACCTTCGACCTCGACCCCGACGGCTCGGCGCCCGCCGAAGTCGCCGAGGAGGAGGAAGACACCAAGGTGCTGGTGGGCTACGGCCCCAAGAAGGTCAGCACGAAGCGGCGGGCCCGCAAGCCCTCCGGTTCGGCACCTGCCGCAGCCCAGCCCGCCCCGGTCGCGGAACCGGCCCGCCCGGTCCCGGCCCAGGCTCCGGCTCCGCAGCCGCCGAAGGCCGAACCGCCAGCTCCCGCTCCGGCTCCGGCCCTCACCGCGACCCCGCAGCGGATCGCGGTGCTGGCCAAGCCGCCGGTACGCAAGCTGGCCAAGGACCTCGGCGTCGACCTGACCACCATCACCGGCACCGGCCCGTCCGGTTCCATCACCCGCGACGACGTGCAGTCCGCCACCACCCAGGCGGCGGCGCAGGCATCTCCTTCCGTTAAGGCCCATCAGGGCCTTAACGCGGCACCGGTGGGCGGCGAGGAACGCATCCCGATCAAGGGCGTGCGCAAACTCACCGCGCAGAACATGTCCCACAGCGCGTTCACAGCGCCGCACGTCACCGAGTTCCTGCAACTGGACGTCACCGCGACCATGGAGGCCGTGGCGCGGTTGAAGACGCTGCCGAACTTCGACGGCGTCAAGGTGTCACCGCTGCTGTTGGTGGCCAAGGCGATGCTGCTGGCCGCCAAACGGCACCCGATGATCAATTCGTCCTGGGACGAGGCGGCGCAGGAGATCGTGGTCAAGCACTACGTCAACCTGGGCATCGCCGCCGCGACGCCGCGTGGGCTGATCGTCCCGAACGTCAAGAACGCCGAGTCGCTGTCACTGCGGGAACTGGCCGAGGCGCTCAACGCGCTGACCGCCACCGCCCGCGAGGGCAAGACGCCGCCGGCCGACATGAGCGGCGGGACGATGACCATCACCAACGTCGGCGTCTTCGGCGTCGACACCGGTACGCCGATCCTGCCGCCCGGCGAGTCGGCGATCCTGGCCTTCGGCGCGGTGCGCGACCTGCCGTGGGTGCACGAGGGTCAGGTGGTCCCGCGCAAGGTCACGACGCTGAGCCTGTCCTTCGACCACCGCATCGTCGACGGCGAGCTGGGCTCGAAGTTCCTGGCCGACGTCGGCGCCTTCCTGGCCGACCCGGGCACCCGGCTTCTGGCCTGGAGCTTAGGTTCTCGGACCTCGTGAGTCCCCCGCCTCGATCCGAGGCGGGGGACTTTCTTTGACCCTCATGATCGACGTCACGTGAGAGCCTTCACCTTAATTTCGATGGAATTTTTAGCCGTTGAGTGTTGTAATGGATGGGACGACAGCGAAGACACCGAAGATCTTGGGGAGCCCCACATGAACACTTTCGAAAAATTCCGAGCCAACCGCCTGCGCCGCGCCGAAGCCGCCCACCAGCGCGCGATCATGCGCAAGCGCGTCGAATCCAGCACAGACTTGGCGCGTCGAGACGCGATGCTGTACTCGAACCGCCTGATGTAAGACCACGTTCTCCTCTGGGGTTAATTGGGTGCATAGGGGCGCCCATGGAACCGGTGATCGCCACAGGCGATCACCGGTTCGTCTTTTCTCCACAAGTGCCTCCCGGCGGCCGTTCGGCCGCGTTATTGCGATTTGGCGGCAATTCCGCTCTGGCTCATGCATCCTCTCGACAGGCGCGGGCATTCATTCGGTAGCGTGTAGCCCGACCAGCGAGGTATGACTTTTTACGGATGTGCGACAGGTGCACGTCCGCTCAGCAGGAGGCGTGATGACGTCCGACCCCAACAACCCGTCGGCGCCGCAGAGCGGGCCACCCGCTCAGCAGTCCTCAGGGGACGAGGACAACACCTCGGTGATCCGGCCTGCGCAAGAGTCCGCGCCGCCGTCCGCCGAGCAGGCGCACGCCGAAGCGCCGACCGCTGAGAATCCCGCGGCCCACCAACCGCAGTCCCCGGCTCCGCAGCCGGAGGACAACGGCACCGCGAAACTCGGCCAGCCGCCGGCCCAGCCGCAGCAGCCGGAGGAGGACCCGGGCACCTCCAAGCTCGGCGGTCCGCCGCAGCAGCAGCCTCCCGCGCAGCCGCAACAGCAGCAGGCGCCGCAATGGCCGCAGATGCCGCCGCCCGCGCACCAGCCGCCCCCGGCACCGGACAGCGACTCCACCCAGCAGATCCCGCAGGTCGCCCC containing:
- a CDS encoding alpha-ketoacid dehydrogenase subunit beta, yielding MMTDTLRIGGAIGAGLRKAMEDDPKVLIMGEDVGKLGGVFRVTDGLQKDFGEDRVIDTPLAESGIVGTAIGLAIRGYRPVVEIQFNGFVYPAFDQIVSQLAKMHNRSQGTVPMPVVVRIPCGGGIGAVEHHSESPEAYFAHTAGLKCVSVSNPHDAYWKIQQAIASDDPVIFFEPLRRYQEKGEVDLSGTLADADPLLSAKVERAGDHVTVVAWGSMMKVAHDAAGAAADEGRQLEVINLRALSPMDMEPIYASVRKTGRLVVVHEAPSNVGIASEIATRVSQECFYSLESPVLRVTGYDTPYPAARLEEEYLPDLDRVLDAVDRTFTY
- a CDS encoding dihydrolipoamide acetyltransferase family protein, with translation MPKYEQFNLPDLAEGLVDAEIIKWLVSPGDTVTLNQPIVEVETAKALTEIPSPYAGQISKLHGDEGTTVDVGQPLVTFDLDPDGSAPAEVAEEEEDTKVLVGYGPKKVSTKRRARKPSGSAPAAAQPAPVAEPARPVPAQAPAPQPPKAEPPAPAPAPALTATPQRIAVLAKPPVRKLAKDLGVDLTTITGTGPSGSITRDDVQSATTQAAAQASPSVKAHQGLNAAPVGGEERIPIKGVRKLTAQNMSHSAFTAPHVTEFLQLDVTATMEAVARLKTLPNFDGVKVSPLLLVAKAMLLAAKRHPMINSSWDEAAQEIVVKHYVNLGIAAATPRGLIVPNVKNAESLSLRELAEALNALTATAREGKTPPADMSGGTMTITNVGVFGVDTGTPILPPGESAILAFGAVRDLPWVHEGQVVPRKVTTLSLSFDHRIVDGELGSKFLADVGAFLADPGTRLLAWSLGSRTS